In a genomic window of Syngnathus typhle isolate RoL2023-S1 ecotype Sweden linkage group LG4, RoL_Styp_1.0, whole genome shotgun sequence:
- the ly75 gene encoding lymphocyte antigen 75 produces MIKLLKMFRTPTLLLLLLWTTVPRGTCSTSVEDAFTIQHSITGNCLSAQDSESLGVSTCDANSTSFHLWKWGSGHRLFHVATSLCLALDVHSKSLSLADCDSNMLLSWRCLDGVVFTVYQMGLVVSGGQLAAKRYGQDTWVRGGSLDSICQRPYRVIHTTNGNAAGAPCEFPFKYNGSWHHGCLPDSDLPGLSWCATSSDYDQDRQKGTCLKPETGCQTLFTGPEGNSCYEFVPNAAVTWQQALDSCRSQGADLLSVSSPDDLHSPTFLDGLDVMPDRMWIGLHQLDASQGWQWSDGSPLSVLRWEAGMPPISLIIESDCGVLNSKQNYEAEACSKHLPYICKKIVNATRTEPTESLMYKDTVCAPGWVPWNGWCYKLVTDKPSNFSNAQQYCNYTEGGSSLASLHSIDSKEMIATNFHADGQRMNVWIGLLGDGVNPTVFKWVDHTPVTFTFWGPNQPLQPFQDTSCVFYSESHSWRVGRCSDKQAFMCQTRGEINEPSGTAGCRFEDGWRRHGNSCYRVNTTQVSFKDRCNITIRNRFEQAFISRLLGPYISNVPQYFWIGLQDVKHTGEYQWHGQNNTQGEVTYTNWGSFEPAHSGGCAVIAAANHLGKWEVKNCTLFKAGTICRTDLSPVLPPEPELVPTLPCPDGWVSKPDFKYCYKVFHEERLSRKRSWEEAERFCQALGANLPSFTTLDEMKVLHDVMRDTISDDRYFWVGLNRRNPADRSWQWSDGRPVTMDILHQDFHEDDAYSRDCTAFKTTKTTLKHLFIYLLHDLLLEPFSASPFHCDAKLEWVCQIPRGKQLSYPDWYNPGVHHETSIFIDGGEYWFVNEPQLTFEEAILFCNMNGSKLASPPSSTAARVIHENLQKLSSSPKQHWWLNLRDPKRMFPMTHSRLHFYYSALFGRCTSISPESFVPKNEHSCNQQLPFVCERLNITTVESNPLQPYPGGLPCGNASLAFRNECYTLLSNTKPVSFKTANEMCLSVRGSLVTISDQMEQDFITSLLPRMKDMGGIWVGLKLKRNKLEWVDNSPVNYINFHPLLGGMLKAINVNPLEPDNMDLCGFMINSPNSAVMGTWDYTSCTQYQHAAICQHHADQIEKPSVTTEPFQINNHTFQLLIKNVTWFEALEQCINMDMDLASVADTLLQSTLSVHVSRARTPMWIGLFSEDDGIHYRWTDHSHTVFSRWSDEVTTGSCVYLDTDGFWKATECEQELGGAICHKPHKEIITTPEDVAVKCPHKINGPNWIPFKNNCYSFQLAASRWEHLAEGPVRRTCINLHKGADILTIRNAEENEFIRQQLLPFQNLVQFVWLGLFKNTTSNQLKWYDGTHVQYSNWRNGRPEIDDNFMAGVNLQGKWVLTTNQMLFSEFRQRSIVTCKLDNEQKQEYSKSTSDYQHLGNLTYTVVMRRGLSWYQALEECAQRGGHLASVHDAEHHAHVKLLAKTDGYPLWIGLSNQEEEGESWKWSDGTSYQYKADISESVDGASQGERDVGSCVFVTPSGAWVRSSCYSLQDGAICYSTNISSPFQRAKLQASVQVNDCPQSNGTSKWVQRNDRCYAFDMSFYNYSVYDMQQAKSICQSMDAQLLSVKSKEENDFVAKYVSDDPLITSRLWLGVALDAQGSPKAWEDGSALSYSNWKSGALVSAARQKEVLCAVMATEDGGSWGVVSCQASLSRVVCQTGAKPSGSPVAVGFFVLILVALVLTVAFIVYKKKRAYFSSSVRYKRTTDHLDTTSIITEDE; encoded by the exons ATGATAAAATTGCTGAAAATGTTCCGAACGCCgacacttttgttgttgttattgtggaCAACTGTACCGAGGGGGACATGCTCGACTTCTG TGGAGGATGCCTTCACCATCCAGCACTCCATCACAGGGAATTGTTTATCTGCTCAGGATTCGGAAAGTCTGGGTGTCTCCACCTGTGATGCAAACAGCACGTCGTTCCACTTGTGGAAGTGGGGCTCAGGTCACCGCCTCTTCCATGTGGCTACTTCCCTCTGTTTGGCATTAGACGTCCACTCCAAGTCCTTGTCCCTGGCGGACTGCGACTCGAACATGCTGCTATCGTGGCGCTGCCTGGACGGAGTTGTGTTCACAGTCTACCAAATGGGCCTGGTGGTAAGCGGAGGCCAGTTAGCGGCCAAACGGTACGGCCAAGACACGTGGGTGAGAGGAGGCTCTCTGGACAGCATCTGCCAGAGGCCATATCGGG TCATTCACACCACCAATGGAAACGCTGCCGGCGCTCCCTGCGAGTTCCCCTTCAAGTACAATGGAAGCTGGCATCATGGCTGCCTCCCCGATTCGGACTTGCCGGGACTCTCCTGGTGCGCCACCTCCTCTGACTACGATCAAGACAGACAGAAGGGGACCTGTCTAAAACCTG AGACGGGTTGCCAGACTCTGTTCACCGGACCGGAGGGGAACTCCTGCTATGAATTTGTTCCCAATGCCGCCGTGACCTGGCAGCAAGCTCTGGATTCCTGTcgaagccaaggagcagatttgCTCAGTGTGTCTAGTCCCGATGATCTTCATTCCCCTACAT TTTTAGATGGCCTCGATGTGATGCCTGACAGAATGTGGATAGGCCTCCATCAGCTCGATGCTTCTCAGGGATGGCAGTGGTCAGATGGCTCCCCGCTCTCAGTCCTGCGTTGGGAAGCAG GAATGCCTCCCATCTCTCTAATCATCGAGTCGGACTGTGGTGTTCTGAACTCCAAGCAGAACTATGAAGCTGAAGCGTGCAGCAAACATCTCCCATACATCTGCAAGAAAATAGTGAATGCTACTCGAACAGAGCCAACAG AATCACTCATGTATAAAGACACAGTGTGTGCTCCTGGTTGGGTCCCATGGAATGGCTGGTGTTACAAATTAGTAACGGATAAGCCGTCAAACTTCAGCAACGCACAGCAGTACTGTAACTACACAGAGGGAGGAAGCTCTCTTGCCAGCCTCCATTCCATTGACAGCAAGGAGATGATCGCCACGAATTTTCATGCTG ATGGCCAGCGGATGAATGTGTGGATTGGTCTTTTGGGAGATGGCGTCAATCCCACTGTTTTCAAATGGGTGGACCATACACCAGTCACCTTCACATTCTGGGGCCCAAACCAGCCGCTGCAGCCTTTCCAAGATACCAgctgcgttttctactctgag TCTCACAGTTGGCGGGTTGGCCGCTGTTCTGACAAACAAGCTTTCATGTGTCAGACGAGAGGAGAAATCAACGAACCATCGGGGACGGCCGGCTGTCGCTTTGAAGAC GGCTGGAGGAGACACGGAAACTCCTGTTACCGAGTGAACACCACACAAGTGTCCTTCAAAGATCGCTGTAACATTACTATACGAAACAG GTTTGAGCAGGCCTTCATCAGCCGTTTGCTTGGCCCTTATATTAGTAATGTGCCTCAGTATTTTTGGATTGGGCTGCAAGACGTTAAGCACACTGGAGAGTATCAATGGCATGGCCAGAATAATACCCAAGGTGAAGTTACGTACACCAATTGGGGCTCTTTTGAACCAG CGCACAGTGGAGGTTGTGCTGTGATTGCCGCTGCAAACCATCTGGGCAAATGGGAGGTGAAAAACTGTACGCTTTTTAAGGCCGGCACCATTTGTAGGACAGACCTCAGTCCAGTTCTGCCACCAGAACCAGAACTAGTCCCAACCTTGCCATGCCCAGATGGATGGGTATCCAAACCGGATTTCAAATACTGCTACAAG GTGTTTCATGAGGAGAGGCTCAGTCGTAAACGTTCATGGGAGGAAGCTGAGAGGTTTTGTCAGGCCCTTGGAGCCAACCTGCCTAGCTTCACTACTCTGGATGAGATGAAAGTGCTGCATGATGTCATGAGAGACACCATCAG TGATGACCGCTATTTCTGGGTCGGCCTGAACAGAAGAAACCCAGCCGACCGCTCTTGGCAGTGGAGTGATGGCCGTCCT GTGACTATGGATATTTTACATCAAGACTTCCATGAGGATGATGCGTACAGTCGGGACTGCACTGCATTTAAG ACAACGAAGACAACCTTGaagcatttgttcatttatttacttCACGACCTTCTTCTTGAACCTTTCTCTGCATCACCATTTCACTGCGATGCCAAGCTGGAATGGGTCTGCCAAATTCCTCGCG GAAAGCAACTATCGTATCCAGACTGGTACAATCCAG GTGTGCACCATGAAACATCCATCTTCATTGATGGAGGCGAGTATTGGTTTGTGAACGAACCTCAGCTGACATTTGAGGAGGCGATTCTGTTTTGCAATATGAATGGCAGCAAGCTTGCTTCGCCGCCAAGCTCCACTGCTGCCAGAGTCATCCATGAGAACCTACAAAAG TTGTCAAGTTCTCCCAAGCAACATTGGTGGCTCAATCTGAGAGATCCCAAGCGGATGTTCCCTATGAC GCATTCGCGGCTGCACTTCTATTATTCAGCTCTCTTTGGGAGATGCACCTCCATCAGTCCTGAGAGCTTCGTTCCGA AGAATGAGCACAGTTGCAATCAGCAGTTGCCCTTTGTGTGCGAAAGGCTTAATATCACAACCGTGGAGAGCAACCCTCTGCAGCCTTACCCAGGAGGCTTGCCTTGTGGAAATGCCTCCCTGGCTTTCAGAAATGAG tgcTACACACTGCTGTCGAATACAAAGCCAGTGTCATTCAAGACAGCCAATGAGATGTGCCTGTCAGTGAGGGGAAGCCTGGTCACCATATCTGACCAAATGGAGCAAG ACTTCATCACCAGCCTGTTGCCAAGAATGAAGGACATGGGAGGCATATGGGTTGGTCTCAAACTGAAACGTAACAAACTGGAGTGGGTGGACAACTCACCGGTGAATTACATTAATTTCCATCCGCTGCTCGGTGGAATGCTCAAGGCCATAAATGTCAAT CCGCTTGAGCCAGACAACATGGACTTGTGTGGCTTTATGATTAACAGCCCTAACTCGGCTGTGATGGGCACGTGGGATTACACCTCCTGTACCCAGTACCAACATGCGGCGATTTGCCAACATCATGCAG ATCAAATTGAGAAGCCTAGCGTCACAACCGAGCCCTTCCAGATTAACAACCACACCTTCCAGCTACTCATCAAGAACGTCACCTGGTTCGAAGCCTTGGAGCAGTGCATAAATATGGACATGGATTTGGCGAGCGTTGCCGATACCCTCCTGCAGTCCACGCTTAGCGTGCACGTGAGCCGTGCACGCACGCCCATGTGGATCGGCCTCTTCAGTGAAGAT GACGGGATCCACTATCGCTGGACAGACCACAGTCACACTGTCTTCAGTCGCTGGTCTGATGAGGTCACAACGGGCTCCTGCGTCTACCTGGACACTGATGGATTCTGGAAAGCAACCGAGTGCGAGCAGGAGCTCGGAGGTGCCATCTGCCACAAACCACACA AAGAAATAATAACCACACCGGAAGATGTTGCAGTCAAGTGCCCTCACAAAATAAACGGCCCAAACTGGATCCCCTTCAAGAACAACTGCTACTCCTTTCAGCTGGCTGCATCCAGATGGGAGCACTTGGCCGAAGGGCCCGTCCGCAGAACTTGCATTAACCTTC ACAAAGGCGCGGATATCCTAACCATCCGGAATGCAGAAGAGAACGAGTTTATCAGGCAGCAACTTCTGCCCTTTCAAAACTTGGTTCAGTTTGTGTGGCTGGGGCTGTTCAAAAACACCACTA GTAACCAGTTGAAGTGGTACGATGGCACTCATGTCCAATATTCCAATTGGAGGAAtggtagaccagaaatagacgacaACTTCATGGCTGGTGTCAATCTCCAAGGCAAATGGGTCCTCACCACCAACCAAATGCTATTCTCCGAGTTCAGGCAAAGATCCATCGTGACATGCAAACTGGATAATG AGCAAAAACAGGAGTACTCCAAGTCCACCAGTGACTATCAGCACCTTGGCAATTTAACTTACACGGTGGTGATGCGACGTGGGCTGAGTTGGTACCAGGCTCTGGAAGAGTGCGCCCAGCGTGGAGGCCACCTAGCCAGTGTGCATGACGCCGAGCACCACGCACATGTGAAGCTTCTCGCAAAGACAGATGGATACCCACTCTGGATTGGCCTGTCCAACCAGGAG GAAGAGGGGGAGTCCTGGAAGTGGTCGGACGGGACCAGTTACCAGTACAAAGCGGACATCTCCGAGTCCGTGGATGGCGCCAGCCAAGGCGAGCGAGATGTGGGCAGCTGTGTTTTTGTCACACCTTCCGGTGCCTGGGTGAGGAGCAGCTGCTACTCACTGCAAGATGGCGCCATTTGCTACAGCACCAACATCAGCAGCCCATTCCAGA GAGCCAAGCTGCAGGCGAGCGTACAGGTCAACGACTGCCCTCAGAGCAACGGCACGTCCAAGTGGGTGCAGCGCAACGACCGCTGCTACGCCTTCGACATGAGCTTCTACAACTACAGCGTCTACGACATGCAGCAGGCGAAGAGCATCTGTCAGAGCATGG ACGCTCAACTGCTATCTGTCAAGAGCAAAGAGGAGAATGACTTTGTGGCCAAGTACGTGAGCGACGACCCTCTCATCACCAGTCGGTTGTGGCTCGGCGTTGCCCTCGATGCTCAAG GTTCTCCCAAAGCCTGGGAGGACGGTTCGGCTCTGTCCTACTCCAACTGGAAGTCGGGCGCCTTGGTTAGCGCGGCGCGGCAGAAGGAGGTCCTGTGTGCCGTCATGGCGACCGAGGATGGAGGGAGCTGGGGTGTCGTCAGCTGCCAGGCCAGCCTCAGTCGTGTCGTCTGTCAAACCGGAGCCA AGCCTTCTGGTTCTCCCGTGGCCGTGGGCTTCTTTGTGCTCATCCTGGTCGCTCTCGTGCTTACGGTGGCTTTCATCGTGTACAAGAAGAAGCGAGCCTACTTCTCCTCATCGGTGCGCTATAAGAGGACCACCGACCACTTGGACACCACCAGTATTATTACAGAAGACGAATGA